The Methylobacterium currus genome contains a region encoding:
- a CDS encoding aldolase yields MAHALGAPAGERSPDGLNQPDLAGPEVRRAKEDLAACFRMAARHGLEEGICNHFSAMVPGYDDLFIVNPYGYAFAELTASKLLVCDFDGNVVSGEGQPEATAFYIHARLHKRIPRARVAFHTHMPYATALSMTEGDPLIFAGQTALKFYGRTAFDRNYNGLALDEREGDRIADSVGEADIVFMKNHGVMVLAPTIAEAWDDLYYLERAAEVQVLALSTGRPVLPVDPAIAEAASRQMREGDPESARLHLAAIRRRLDREEPDYAE; encoded by the coding sequence ATGGCTCACGCATTGGGCGCGCCGGCCGGCGAGCGGAGTCCCGACGGCCTCAACCAGCCCGACCTCGCCGGGCCCGAGGTGCGCCGAGCCAAGGAGGATCTGGCGGCCTGCTTCCGCATGGCGGCGCGCCACGGCCTGGAAGAGGGCATCTGCAACCACTTCTCCGCGATGGTGCCGGGCTACGACGACCTCTTCATCGTCAATCCCTACGGGTACGCCTTCGCGGAGCTCACCGCCTCGAAGCTCCTGGTCTGCGACTTCGACGGCAACGTCGTGTCGGGCGAGGGCCAGCCGGAGGCCACCGCCTTCTACATCCATGCCCGCCTGCACAAGCGCATCCCGCGGGCGCGCGTGGCGTTCCACACCCACATGCCCTACGCCACCGCCCTGTCGATGACCGAGGGCGACCCCCTGATCTTCGCCGGGCAGACCGCGCTCAAGTTCTACGGCCGCACCGCCTTCGACCGGAACTACAACGGCCTCGCCCTCGACGAGCGCGAAGGCGACCGTATCGCCGACAGCGTCGGCGAGGCCGACATCGTGTTCATGAAGAACCACGGCGTGATGGTGCTGGCCCCGACCATCGCGGAGGCCTGGGACGACCTCTACTACCTGGAGCGCGCGGCGGAGGTGCAGGTGCTTGCCCTCTCGACCGGCCGCCCGGTCCTGCCGGTCGACCCCGCCATTGCCGAGGCCGCCTCCCGGCAGATGCGCGAGGGCGATCCCGAATCGGCCCGCCTCCACCTCGCGGCCATCCGCCGGCGTCTGGACCGGGAGGAGCCGGACTACGCCGAGTGA
- a CDS encoding ornithine cyclodeaminase gives MPALNVVPFVSVDNMMRLVHAVGIEAMLVRLAAAIAEDFSRWDAFHKTPRIAAHSPDGVIELMPTSDGHTYGFKYVNGHPKNAAGGRQTVTAFGVLADVGNGYPVLITEMTLLTALRTAATSALAAKALARPGSRTMALIGNGAQAEFQALAFRALLGVDRLRLHDIDPAATAKCLRNLARFGFDLTACASTAEAVRGADIVTTVTADKRNAVILGDNLVGEGMHINAVGGDCPGKTELAPDVLRRAALFVEYEPQTRIEGEIQQLAPDHPVTELWRVLAGSAPGRTEARQVTVFDSVGFAIEDFSALRTVRDLLAEHPYYEDLDLLADPDDPRDLFGMLMRAGPPRLVA, from the coding sequence ATGCCGGCCCTCAACGTCGTCCCCTTCGTCAGCGTCGACAACATGATGCGCCTCGTCCACGCGGTCGGGATCGAGGCGATGCTGGTCCGTCTCGCCGCCGCCATCGCGGAGGATTTTTCGCGGTGGGACGCCTTCCACAAGACGCCCCGGATCGCCGCCCACAGCCCCGACGGGGTGATCGAGCTGATGCCGACGAGCGACGGCCACACCTACGGCTTCAAATACGTCAACGGCCACCCGAAGAACGCGGCCGGCGGGCGCCAGACCGTCACCGCCTTCGGGGTGCTGGCGGATGTCGGCAACGGCTATCCGGTGCTGATCACCGAGATGACCCTGCTCACGGCCTTGCGCACCGCCGCCACCTCGGCGCTGGCCGCGAAAGCCCTCGCGCGGCCGGGATCGCGCACCATGGCGCTGATCGGCAACGGCGCGCAGGCCGAGTTCCAGGCCCTGGCCTTCCGGGCGCTGCTCGGGGTCGATCGCTTGCGCCTGCACGACATCGACCCGGCGGCGACGGCGAAGTGCCTGCGCAACCTCGCGCGCTTCGGCTTCGACCTCACCGCCTGCGCCAGCACCGCGGAGGCCGTGCGCGGCGCCGACATCGTCACCACCGTGACGGCGGACAAGCGCAACGCCGTGATCCTCGGCGACAACCTGGTCGGGGAGGGGATGCACATCAACGCGGTCGGGGGCGACTGCCCGGGCAAGACCGAGCTGGCGCCGGACGTCCTGCGCCGCGCCGCCCTCTTCGTCGAGTACGAGCCGCAGACCCGCATCGAGGGCGAGATCCAGCAGCTGGCGCCGGACCATCCGGTGACCGAGCTGTGGCGGGTCCTCGCCGGGTCGGCGCCCGGCCGCACGGAGGCGCGCCAGGTCACGGTGTTCGACTCCGTCGGCTTCGCGATCGAGGATTTTTCCGCCCTGCGCACCGTGCGCGACCTCCTGGCCGAGCATCCCTACTACGAGGATCTCGACCTGCTCGCCGATCCGGACGATCCGCGCGACCTCTTCGGCATGCTGATGCGGGCGGGCCCGCCGCGCCTCGTCGCCTGA
- the rocF gene encoding arginase: MKGRTPEGCILIGAPVQSGTNRLGCEMGPSAYRAAGLLEAIRDLGLPVEDAGAIAPMPFAGPPHPNRAIHHLAETAGWTLALTEAAFRHSAEARPIFLGGDHSLSAGTVAGMARRAEAEGRPLFLLWLDAHADLHTLDTTTSGNLHGVPLAYLTGRPGFEGYFPPLTAALDPARICMFGLRSVDPAERAALGSGGARVHDMRDIDENGVVAPLRDFLREVTAADGLLHVSLDVDFLDPGIAPGVGTTVPGGATFREAHLIMELLHDSGLVRSLDLVELNPFLDERGRTALLMTDLAASLLGRRILDRPTRSF; the protein is encoded by the coding sequence GTGAAAGGCAGGACTCCGGAAGGCTGCATCCTGATCGGGGCACCGGTGCAGTCGGGCACCAACCGGCTCGGCTGCGAGATGGGGCCGAGCGCCTACCGGGCGGCGGGCCTGCTCGAGGCGATCCGCGACCTCGGCCTCCCGGTCGAGGATGCGGGCGCGATCGCGCCCATGCCCTTCGCGGGCCCGCCGCACCCGAACCGGGCGATCCACCACCTCGCCGAGACGGCGGGCTGGACCCTCGCCCTGACCGAGGCCGCCTTCCGGCACAGCGCCGAGGCGCGCCCGATCTTCCTCGGCGGCGACCACAGCCTCTCGGCCGGCACCGTGGCGGGCATGGCAAGGCGGGCCGAGGCCGAGGGACGGCCGCTGTTCCTGCTCTGGCTCGATGCGCATGCCGACCTCCACACCCTCGACACCACGACGAGCGGCAACCTGCACGGCGTGCCGCTCGCCTACCTCACCGGGCGGCCGGGCTTCGAGGGCTACTTCCCGCCGCTCACCGCCGCGCTCGACCCGGCCCGGATCTGCATGTTCGGCCTGCGCAGCGTCGATCCGGCGGAGCGCGCGGCCTTGGGCAGCGGCGGCGCCCGGGTGCACGACATGCGCGACATCGACGAGAACGGCGTCGTCGCCCCCTTGCGCGACTTCCTGCGCGAGGTGACGGCGGCGGACGGCCTGCTCCATGTCAGCCTCGACGTCGATTTCCTCGATCCCGGCATCGCGCCGGGGGTCGGCACCACGGTGCCGGGCGGGGCCACCTTCCGGGAGGCCCACCTGATCATGGAGCTGCTGCACGATTCCGGCCTGGTGCGCAGCCTGGACCTCGTGGAGCTCAATCCCTTCCTCGACGAGCGCGGCCGCACCGCCCTCCTGATGACCGACCTCGCCGCCAGCCTGCTCGGCCGCCGCATCCTCGACCGACCGACACGGAGCTTCTAG
- a CDS encoding peptidase domain-containing ABC transporter, with translation MTDWLKRALSKRRRVRSILQNEANECGLAALAMVANYHRHDIDLAYLRALFPLSRNGMTLASIVALADSLDLDASGYALDGVTELEQVALPAILHWRGNHFVVLERMSRGRYHVHDPEFGLRIYERADMERLFGGVVLEFAPRMDFRAIKVGDRLKLLDILRSARGLGGTVWQITLVSVAISLLGLTTPVLLQIALDVVIPQVDLDLMQMLAAGLVLMMLFEAFGQWLRGYIALRASTLLQLQFTRNVVGHALRLPLSYFELRHPGDFVTRIQSIDTIRNFMVGGLVTSFADIGTSFLLVGLMYYYSPVMASITLATLAAVLAMRFVTFPTLDRATAGSLEARSQEQASLIDGLQRIGSLKAHNSTELFAMTWFESFARFANLDFRAKKAGLDAEFLMHVVIAVSTVATLYLGITGVIKNTLTIGTLYAFIALRTDFFDRVNHLTSSLLQLAALKVHVARLDDVIGQAPEEGLHEATVHRAIRKEVRIEDVSIRFGRGEEPILTGASLTIDVGRCETIAIVGASGSGKSSLMRILASLTEPAAGSVTVDGAPLSQFGKREYRANLGVVFADDGLFAGTVADNLSLFDPAVSHAEMEAALVRVSLREEIERLPQGYATHVSEEGSVLSTGQRRRLLLARALCRRPRLMLLDEVTANLDPATETALVESLKGVKAAKVFITHSERLLDQVDRVFRIENGRLSEDPRKPGAPVPEAA, from the coding sequence ATGACCGACTGGCTCAAGCGCGCGCTCAGCAAGCGGCGGCGGGTGCGCTCGATCCTGCAGAACGAGGCCAACGAGTGCGGGCTCGCCGCCCTCGCGATGGTGGCGAACTACCACCGCCACGACATCGACCTCGCCTATCTGCGGGCGTTGTTCCCGCTGTCGCGCAACGGCATGACGCTCGCCAGCATCGTGGCGCTCGCCGACAGCCTCGACCTCGACGCCAGCGGCTACGCCCTCGACGGGGTGACCGAGCTGGAGCAGGTGGCGTTGCCGGCGATCCTGCACTGGCGCGGCAACCACTTCGTGGTGCTGGAGAGGATGTCTCGCGGCCGCTACCACGTCCACGATCCCGAATTCGGCCTGCGGATCTACGAGCGCGCCGACATGGAGCGCCTGTTCGGCGGCGTCGTGCTCGAATTCGCCCCCCGGATGGATTTCCGGGCGATCAAGGTCGGCGACCGGCTCAAGCTGCTCGACATCCTGCGCAGCGCCCGGGGCCTCGGCGGCACGGTGTGGCAGATCACGCTGGTCTCGGTGGCGATCTCGCTGCTCGGCCTCACCACCCCGGTGCTGCTCCAGATCGCCCTCGACGTGGTGATCCCGCAGGTCGACCTCGACCTGATGCAGATGCTGGCCGCCGGCCTGGTCCTGATGATGCTGTTCGAGGCCTTCGGGCAGTGGCTGCGCGGCTATATCGCCTTGCGCGCCTCGACGCTGCTCCAGCTCCAGTTCACCCGCAACGTCGTCGGCCACGCGCTGCGGCTGCCGCTGAGCTACTTCGAGTTGCGCCATCCGGGCGACTTCGTCACCCGGATCCAGTCGATCGACACGATCCGCAATTTCATGGTCGGGGGCCTGGTCACGTCGTTCGCCGATATCGGCACGTCGTTCCTGCTCGTCGGGCTGATGTACTATTACTCGCCCGTCATGGCGTCGATCACGCTGGCGACCCTCGCCGCCGTGTTGGCGATGCGCTTCGTCACCTTCCCGACGCTGGACCGGGCCACCGCCGGCTCGCTCGAGGCGCGCTCGCAGGAGCAGGCGAGCCTGATCGACGGGTTGCAGCGCATCGGCAGCCTGAAGGCCCATAACAGCACCGAGCTCTTCGCCATGACCTGGTTCGAGAGCTTCGCGCGCTTCGCCAATCTCGACTTCCGGGCGAAGAAGGCCGGGCTCGACGCCGAGTTCCTGATGCACGTCGTCATCGCGGTCAGCACCGTGGCGACGCTCTATCTCGGCATCACCGGCGTCATCAAGAACACGCTGACGATCGGCACGCTCTACGCCTTCATCGCGCTGCGCACCGACTTCTTCGACCGCGTCAACCACCTGACCTCGAGCCTGCTCCAGCTCGCCGCCCTCAAGGTCCACGTCGCCCGCCTCGACGACGTGATCGGCCAGGCGCCGGAGGAGGGCCTGCACGAGGCGACCGTCCACCGCGCGATCCGCAAGGAGGTCCGGATCGAGGACGTCAGCATTCGGTTCGGCCGCGGCGAGGAGCCGATCCTGACGGGGGCCTCCCTCACGATCGATGTCGGCCGCTGCGAGACGATCGCGATCGTGGGCGCCTCGGGGTCCGGCAAGTCCTCGCTGATGCGGATCCTGGCGAGCCTCACCGAGCCCGCCGCCGGCTCCGTCACGGTCGACGGCGCGCCCCTGAGCCAGTTCGGCAAGCGCGAGTACCGGGCCAATCTCGGGGTCGTCTTCGCCGATGACGGACTCTTCGCCGGCACGGTGGCCGACAACCTGTCGCTGTTCGATCCCGCCGTGTCCCATGCCGAGATGGAGGCGGCCCTGGTCCGGGTGTCCTTGCGCGAGGAGATCGAGCGGCTGCCGCAGGGCTACGCCACCCATGTCTCGGAGGAGGGCAGCGTGCTCTCCACCGGCCAGCGCCGCCGCCTGCTGCTGGCCCGCGCCCTCTGCCGCCGGCCGCGGCTGATGCTCCTCGACGAGGTGACGGCCAACCTCGACCCCGCGACCGAGACGGCGCTCGTCGAGAGCCTGAAGGGCGTGAAGGCCGCCAAGGTCTTCATCACCCACAGCGAACGCCTGCTCGACCAGGTCGACCGCGTCTTCCGCATCGAGAATGGACGCCTCAGCGAGGATCCGCGCAAGCCGGGGGCGCCGGTGCCGGAGGCGGCGTGA
- a CDS encoding zinc-binding alcohol dehydrogenase family protein codes for MKVLLCDEPGCLRVTERPEPVPAEGEALVRIRRVGICGTDFHIYQGKHPFLDYPRVMGHELAGTVERAPAGSGLEAGQTCYIVPYLSCGRCVACRKGVTNACQAISVLGVHRDGGMAELISVPARNVVPVGDTALDDAAMIEFLAIGAHGVKRGGITKDDRVLVVGSGPIGMSAVIFAKARGAHVTVMDLREDRLAFTQDSLGADALLTADDEAEAKAGAATAGDFYDCVIDCTGNRAAMQRGFGFVGHGGRYVLVSVVRDDIVFSDPEFHKRETTLFASRNAQADDFAEVVRQMQAGRVPTQALRTHRGALADGPALFREWLRPEAGVIKAILEL; via the coding sequence ATGAAGGTGCTCCTCTGCGACGAGCCGGGCTGCTTGCGTGTGACCGAGCGGCCGGAGCCGGTCCCGGCCGAGGGCGAGGCGCTGGTGCGCATCCGCCGGGTCGGCATCTGCGGCACGGATTTCCACATCTACCAGGGCAAGCACCCGTTCCTGGACTATCCGCGGGTGATGGGCCACGAACTCGCCGGCACGGTCGAGCGGGCGCCGGCCGGCAGCGGGCTCGAGGCGGGCCAGACCTGCTACATCGTGCCCTACCTGTCCTGCGGACGCTGTGTCGCCTGCCGCAAGGGCGTGACCAATGCCTGCCAGGCCATCAGCGTGCTCGGCGTCCATCGTGACGGCGGCATGGCCGAGCTGATCAGCGTGCCGGCCCGGAACGTCGTGCCGGTGGGCGACACAGCCCTGGACGACGCCGCGATGATCGAGTTCCTGGCGATCGGCGCCCATGGGGTGAAGCGCGGCGGCATCACAAAGGATGATCGCGTGCTGGTGGTCGGATCGGGGCCGATCGGGATGTCGGCGGTGATCTTCGCCAAGGCCCGCGGTGCCCACGTCACCGTCATGGACCTGCGCGAGGACCGGCTGGCCTTCACGCAAGACTCGCTCGGCGCCGACGCGCTGCTCACGGCCGACGACGAGGCCGAGGCGAAGGCCGGGGCGGCCACCGCGGGCGACTTCTACGATTGCGTGATCGACTGCACCGGCAACCGCGCCGCGATGCAGCGCGGCTTCGGCTTCGTCGGCCATGGCGGGCGCTACGTGCTGGTGAGCGTGGTGCGCGACGACATCGTGTTCTCGGATCCCGAGTTCCACAAGCGCGAGACCACCCTGTTCGCCAGCCGCAACGCGCAAGCCGACGACTTCGCCGAGGTGGTGCGCCAGATGCAGGCGGGCCGCGTGCCGACGCAGGCGTTGCGCACCCATCGCGGGGCGCTGGCGGACGGGCCCGCGCTGTTCCGCGAGTGGCTGCGGCCGGAGGCGGGGGTGATCAAGGCGATCCTGGAACTCTGA
- a CDS encoding DUF4267 domain-containing protein: MLALGPVFLALGVLFLAAPALGALVYGVPEPGGVGRTYPRAIGARDAALALDLAGLSLFSTRHAVPVVLAASLVIPACDLALILSAGTAAWWQVAVHAESAGVLALSALWLAGRGRSA, encoded by the coding sequence GTGCTGGCCCTGGGGCCGGTCTTCCTCGCCCTCGGCGTCCTGTTCCTGGCGGCGCCCGCCCTCGGCGCGCTGGTCTACGGCGTGCCGGAGCCCGGAGGGGTCGGCCGTACTTATCCACGGGCGATCGGCGCGCGCGACGCCGCCCTCGCGCTTGATCTCGCGGGCTTGAGCCTGTTCTCGACCCGGCACGCCGTTCCGGTCGTGCTGGCGGCCAGCCTCGTCATCCCGGCCTGCGACCTCGCCCTCATCCTGTCGGCCGGCACGGCGGCGTGGTGGCAGGTGGCTGTGCACGCGGAGAGCGCCGGCGTGCTGGCGCTCTCCGCCCTGTGGCTCGCCGGGCGCGGTCGCTCGGCGTAA
- a CDS encoding HlyD family secretion protein, whose amino-acid sequence MSEPAAPPSAEASFQRRRLSGSVHLQHDRGSVWMAWFFGAIIVVIVAGLFLGRLARSESVRGYVSAASGLTRLDAQAAGIVREIAVKQGDTVTRGQRLMQVQLREQTTGGVSTVGATLRSLQDRRTSLSAEQARLSAYLDSTRGDRDETERNVAAVLRALDEQERTLKEGLRQQEEMVARVEAYLRQGYATRETLNGQRRAALDYARQIAELRARRAELRQGTSERLRAQRTGDTEKAAQLASIRNELSTIEAQITTLGAQSRIDVVAPTDGQVAGLYVQPGDSVTADQVVAILGDTRADPLIVLEVPARAIGLAKVGQDVVLKYDAFPFKTFGIAKGTITVISGTPLRNPMLASAEEGGGDAAAAAARQSVYRVEVRPESRTMRAYGTDEPIRIGSTLSADIVVERRRLIDWMLDPIRAMRGRG is encoded by the coding sequence ATGAGCGAACCCGCGGCACCTCCCTCCGCGGAGGCCAGTTTCCAGCGCCGACGGCTCAGCGGCAGCGTCCACCTCCAGCACGACCGCGGCAGCGTCTGGATGGCGTGGTTCTTCGGCGCCATCATCGTGGTGATCGTGGCCGGCTTGTTTCTCGGCCGCCTCGCCCGCTCCGAATCGGTGCGCGGCTACGTCTCGGCGGCCTCGGGGCTCACCCGCCTCGACGCCCAGGCCGCCGGCATCGTCCGGGAGATCGCCGTCAAACAGGGTGACACCGTCACCCGCGGCCAGCGCCTGATGCAGGTGCAATTGCGCGAGCAGACCACGGGGGGCGTCTCGACCGTCGGCGCCACGCTCCGCAGCCTCCAGGACCGGCGCACCAGCCTCTCGGCCGAGCAGGCGCGCCTCTCCGCCTATCTCGATTCGACCCGCGGCGACCGCGACGAGACCGAGCGCAACGTCGCGGCGGTCCTGCGTGCCCTCGACGAGCAGGAGCGCACCCTGAAGGAGGGTCTGCGTCAGCAGGAGGAGATGGTCGCCCGCGTCGAGGCCTATCTGCGCCAGGGCTACGCCACCCGCGAGACCCTCAACGGCCAGCGCCGTGCCGCCCTCGACTACGCCCGCCAGATCGCCGAACTGCGCGCCCGCCGGGCCGAGCTGCGGCAGGGCACCTCCGAGCGCCTGCGCGCCCAGCGCACCGGCGATACCGAGAAGGCGGCGCAGCTCGCCTCGATCCGCAACGAATTGAGCACCATCGAGGCGCAGATCACCACGCTCGGCGCCCAGTCGCGCATCGACGTGGTGGCGCCGACCGACGGCCAGGTCGCCGGCCTCTACGTCCAGCCCGGCGATTCGGTGACCGCCGACCAGGTGGTGGCGATCCTCGGCGACACAAGGGCCGATCCGCTGATCGTGCTCGAAGTGCCGGCCCGGGCGATCGGCCTCGCCAAGGTCGGCCAGGACGTCGTGCTGAAATACGACGCCTTCCCGTTCAAGACCTTCGGCATCGCCAAGGGCACGATCACGGTGATCTCCGGCACCCCCTTGCGCAACCCGATGCTGGCCTCGGCGGAAGAGGGCGGGGGCGATGCGGCGGCCGCGGCGGCGCGCCAATCCGTCTACCGGGTCGAGGTGCGGCCCGAGTCGCGCACCATGCGCGCCTACGGCACCGACGAGCCGATCCGCATCGGCTCGACCCTCTCGGCCGACATCGTGGTCGAGCGGCGGCGGCTGATCGACTGGATGCTCGATCCGATCCGGGCGATGCGCGGCAGGGGATGA
- a CDS encoding D-mannonate oxidoreductase, translated as MSASENSAIRPRRVVQFGTSRFLQAHADLFIHDARQAGQAVGPVAVVQTSGADSRAGRVAAFGAPGGYPVVIRGIADGAPVERQVAVTSIDRGLSATTDWEAVTALFVEEAEIVLSNTGDTGYAIPASDRGAGWVEAHPPASFPGKLAQLLYRRWQAGGRPLTVLPCELINRNGRVLQGLVLDLAAQAGLPEQFRTWLREGVTVADTLVDRIVSEPIEPVGAVAEPYALWAIERRPGLVLPCEHPCIVLADDLEPFERLKLHILNLGHTFLAEIWRREARPGPETVREILADPAIRARLDALYRDEVVPGFAARGMEAEATDYVAATLDRFRNPFLNHRIADIAQNHVQKVERRVHAFLDWVEEAGASLPAPALRALAAAYPRPGAA; from the coding sequence ATGAGCGCCAGCGAGAATTCCGCCATCCGGCCCCGGCGGGTCGTCCAGTTCGGCACCAGCCGCTTCCTGCAGGCCCATGCCGACCTGTTCATCCACGACGCGCGGCAGGCCGGCCAGGCGGTCGGTCCGGTCGCGGTGGTGCAGACCTCGGGGGCGGACTCCCGGGCCGGGCGCGTCGCCGCCTTCGGGGCGCCGGGCGGCTACCCGGTCGTCATCCGCGGCATCGCGGACGGCGCCCCGGTCGAGCGGCAGGTCGCCGTCACCAGCATCGACCGCGGCCTCTCGGCCACGACCGACTGGGAGGCCGTGACGGCCCTGTTCGTCGAGGAGGCCGAGATCGTCCTCTCGAATACCGGCGATACCGGATACGCCATCCCCGCCTCCGATCGCGGGGCGGGATGGGTCGAGGCGCATCCCCCGGCCTCGTTTCCCGGCAAACTGGCGCAGCTTCTGTACCGCCGCTGGCAGGCGGGCGGGCGCCCGCTGACGGTGCTGCCCTGCGAGCTGATCAACCGCAACGGCCGGGTGCTGCAAGGCCTGGTCCTCGACCTCGCCGCGCAAGCCGGCCTGCCGGAGCAGTTCCGGACCTGGCTGCGCGAGGGCGTGACCGTCGCCGACACCCTCGTCGACCGCATCGTCTCCGAGCCGATCGAGCCCGTCGGCGCCGTGGCCGAGCCCTACGCCCTGTGGGCGATCGAGCGCCGCCCCGGACTCGTGCTGCCGTGCGAGCATCCCTGCATCGTGCTCGCCGACGACCTGGAGCCGTTCGAGCGGCTCAAGCTCCACATCCTCAATCTCGGCCACACCTTCCTCGCCGAGATCTGGCGGCGCGAGGCCCGGCCCGGGCCTGAGACCGTGCGGGAGATCCTGGCCGATCCGGCGATCCGGGCGCGGCTCGACGCGCTCTACCGCGACGAGGTGGTGCCGGGCTTCGCCGCCCGGGGAATGGAGGCGGAGGCGACGGACTACGTCGCCGCCACCCTCGACCGGTTCCGCAACCCGTTCCTGAACCACCGCATCGCCGACATCGCCCAGAACCACGTCCAGAAGGTCGAGCGCCGGGTCCACGCCTTCCTGGACTGGGTCGAGGAGGCGGGCGCCAGCCTGCCCGCGCCGGCGTTGCGGGCACTGGCCGCCGCATATCCGCGGCCGGGCGCCGCATGA
- a CDS encoding Lrp/AsnC family transcriptional regulator, producing the protein MDALDQSLITLLRHDCRRPVSELAALLKVSRATVRARLDRLERDGEIIGYTVVLRADAQPAAVRAITLIAVEGRKAGDVIDALKGFAEITSVHTTVGTWDIVVEVSAGSLPELDDLLRRVRLVPGVTTSETHLLLSTPRSARARL; encoded by the coding sequence ATGGATGCCCTCGACCAGAGCCTCATCACCCTGCTGCGGCATGATTGCCGGCGCCCGGTCTCGGAACTCGCCGCCCTCCTGAAGGTGTCGCGGGCGACCGTGCGGGCGCGGCTCGACCGGCTCGAGCGAGACGGCGAGATCATCGGCTACACGGTGGTCCTGCGGGCCGATGCCCAGCCGGCGGCGGTGCGGGCGATCACGCTGATCGCGGTGGAGGGGCGCAAGGCCGGCGACGTGATCGACGCGCTCAAGGGCTTCGCCGAGATCACCTCGGTCCACACCACGGTCGGCACCTGGGACATCGTGGTGGAAGTGTCCGCCGGCAGCCTGCCGGAGCTGGACGATCTGCTGCGGCGGGTGCGCCTGGTGCCGGGTGTGACCACCTCGGAGACGCACCTGCTGCTGTCGACGCCACGGTCTGCGCGGGCGAGGTTGTAG
- a CDS encoding TolC family protein translates to MSVRRARMDRLGCVLAILAGSAGAVRAQSLEEASAAALESSFVLRAERARQDGAEERLRGAIDAFMPTVAFTADRPLRSRITYAPEASPPVVGLDATPRRAPSVVGITANLPLFDGFGRWNGYQTARTLAESGRLLLIGRRQQVLLDTALAYIAVLRDTRILAAREAQLVAIQRIAAFTDKQFELNDATRTDVALARSRVQEAEALRLRAQADLTASRLDFTRLTRMAPERMQPPRLPDGLPRSADAYAELVRKANPDIAAFQLEAEAAGYQAKAAVADLLPKVNLQVSKIAQLGYSPALDRITDTTTRVVATVPIYEPGSLPRIGEASALARQRGYEAQDKELATLTAARIAFARRQATAEQYAQLTARIRELRETMRGFAIERAAGFRTVLDELNIRGELANAEVAAETVLNERDGQSLQLAAAAALLDAAPGASPARRFESVAPPPPPALRRSLAAVPAEAVPVLRGSAAAGARARPVPVLRVSRAEGDSR, encoded by the coding sequence ATGTCGGTGCGGCGCGCGAGGATGGACAGGCTGGGCTGCGTCCTGGCGATCCTGGCGGGCTCCGCAGGCGCGGTCCGGGCGCAGAGCCTCGAAGAGGCTTCCGCCGCAGCCCTTGAATCGAGCTTCGTGCTGCGGGCCGAGCGCGCTCGGCAGGACGGTGCCGAGGAGCGCCTGCGCGGCGCCATCGACGCCTTCATGCCCACGGTCGCCTTCACGGCCGACCGGCCGCTCAGGAGCCGAATCACCTACGCGCCGGAGGCGAGCCCGCCGGTGGTCGGGCTCGACGCCACGCCGCGGCGGGCGCCGAGCGTGGTCGGGATCACCGCGAACCTGCCGCTCTTCGACGGGTTCGGGCGCTGGAACGGCTACCAGACCGCCCGCACGCTCGCCGAATCGGGCCGGCTGCTCCTGATCGGCCGGCGCCAGCAGGTGCTGCTCGACACTGCGCTCGCCTATATCGCCGTGCTGCGCGACACCCGGATCCTCGCGGCGCGCGAGGCGCAGCTCGTCGCGATCCAGCGCATCGCCGCCTTCACCGACAAGCAGTTCGAGCTCAACGACGCGACCCGCACCGACGTGGCGCTCGCCCGCTCGCGGGTGCAGGAGGCCGAGGCCCTGCGCCTGCGGGCCCAGGCCGACCTCACGGCGTCCCGGCTCGACTTCACCCGGCTGACCCGGATGGCGCCGGAGCGGATGCAGCCGCCGCGCCTGCCCGACGGGCTGCCGCGCAGCGCCGACGCCTATGCGGAGCTGGTCCGCAAGGCCAATCCCGACATCGCGGCGTTCCAGCTCGAGGCGGAGGCCGCCGGCTACCAGGCCAAGGCGGCGGTCGCGGACCTGCTGCCCAAGGTCAATCTGCAAGTCTCGAAGATCGCGCAGCTCGGCTACAGCCCGGCCCTCGACCGGATCACCGACACCACGACAAGGGTGGTCGCGACCGTGCCGATCTACGAGCCCGGCAGCCTGCCGCGGATCGGCGAGGCCTCGGCCCTGGCGCGCCAGCGCGGCTACGAGGCGCAGGACAAGGAGCTGGCGACCCTCACCGCCGCCCGCATCGCCTTCGCGCGGCGCCAGGCCACCGCCGAGCAATACGCCCAGCTGACGGCGCGGATCCGCGAGTTGCGCGAGACGATGCGGGGTTTCGCGATCGAGCGCGCGGCGGGCTTCCGCACCGTCCTCGACGAACTGAACATCCGCGGCGAACTCGCCAATGCCGAGGTGGCGGCGGAGACCGTGCTCAACGAGCGCGACGGGCAGTCGCTCCAGCTCGCCGCGGCGGCGGCGCTCCTTGATGCCGCGCCCGGCGCTTCTCCGGCGCGGCGGTTCGAGTCGGTCGCCCCGCCCCCGCCGCCGGCCCTGCGCCGCTCGCTCGCGGCGGTCCCTGCCGAGGCGGTGCCGGTCCTGCGCGGGAGCGCGGCGGCGGGTGCGAGGGCGCGTCCGGTGCCGGTTCTGCGGGTGTCGCGGGCGGAGGGGGACTCTCGGTAA